One Bos indicus isolate NIAB-ARS_2022 breed Sahiwal x Tharparkar chromosome 22, NIAB-ARS_B.indTharparkar_mat_pri_1.0, whole genome shotgun sequence DNA window includes the following coding sequences:
- the NICN1 gene encoding nicolin-1 isoform X3: MSRVSVPCHVKGTVALQVGDVRTSQGRPGVLVIDVTFPSVAPFEHTSTHTPAKWVTCLRDYCLMPDPHSEEGAQEYVSLFKHQMLCDMAQVLELRLILRQPSPLWLSFTVEELQIFQQGPKSPSMTFPKWLSHPVPCEQPTPLLEGLPDPSRVSSEVQQMWALTEMIRASHTSTRIGRFDVDGCYDLNLLSYT; this comes from the exons ATGTCCCGCGTGTCGGTCCCCTGCCATGTGAAAGGTACAGTGGCCCTGCAGGTGGGCGACGTGCGGACCTCCCAAGGCCGGCCTGGTGTGCTGGTCATCGATGTCACCTTCCCCAGCGTCGCGCCCTTCGAG CACACCTCAACACACACTCCAGCCAAGTGGGTGACCTGCCTGCGGGACTACTGCCTGATGCCCGATCCGCACAGTGAGGAGGGAGCCCAGGAGTACGTATCGCTGTTCAAGCACCAG ATGCTGTGTGACATGGCCCAAGTACTGGAACTGCGCCTGATTCTGCGACAGCCATCACCACTGTGGTTGTCTTTCACGGTGGAGGAGCTTCAGATCTTCCAGCAGGGACCAAAG AGCCCTTCCATGACCTTCCCCAAGTGGCTGTCCCATCCAGTGCCTTGTGAACAGCCCACTCCCCTTCTTGAG GGTCTCCCAGACCCCAGCAGGGTATCCTCCGAGGTCCAGCAGATGTGGGCGCTGACAGAGATGATCCGGGCCAGCCACACCTCCACAAGGATCGGCCGCTTTGAC GTGGATGGCTGTTATGACCTGAACTTGCTGTCCTACACTTGA
- the NICN1 gene encoding nicolin-1 isoform X4 has translation MSRVSVPCHVKGTVALQVGDVRTSQGRPGVLVIDVTFPSVAPFELQEIMFKNYYTAFLTIRVRQHTSTHTPAKWVTCLRDYCLMPDPHSEEGAQEYVSLFKHQMLCDMAQVLELRLILRQPSPLWLSFTVEELQIFQQGPKSPSMTFPKWLSHPVPCEQPTPLLESSGNVSWRAPQPRLASLEF, from the exons ATGTCCCGCGTGTCGGTCCCCTGCCATGTGAAAGGTACAGTGGCCCTGCAGGTGGGCGACGTGCGGACCTCCCAAGGCCGGCCTGGTGTGCTGGTCATCGATGTCACCTTCCCCAGCGTCGCGCCCTTCGAG TTGCAGGAGATCATGTTTAAGAATTACTACACAGCCTTTTTGACCATCCGTGTTCGCCAGCACACCTCAACACACACTCCAGCCAAGTGGGTGACCTGCCTGCGGGACTACTGCCTGATGCCCGATCCGCACAGTGAGGAGGGAGCCCAGGAGTACGTATCGCTGTTCAAGCACCAG ATGCTGTGTGACATGGCCCAAGTACTGGAACTGCGCCTGATTCTGCGACAGCCATCACCACTGTGGTTGTCTTTCACGGTGGAGGAGCTTCAGATCTTCCAGCAGGGACCAAAG AGCCCTTCCATGACCTTCCCCAAGTGGCTGTCCCATCCAGTGCCTTGTGAACAGCCCACTCCCCTTCTTGAG TCATCTGGGAATGTCAGCTGGAGGGCCCCACAGCCCCGCTTGGCCTCTCTGGAGTTCTGA
- the NICN1 gene encoding nicolin-1 isoform X1, whose amino-acid sequence MSRVSVPCHVKGTVALQVGDVRTSQGRPGVLVIDVTFPSVAPFELQEIMFKNYYTAFLTIRVRQHTSTHTPAKWVTCLRDYCLMPDPHSEEGAQEYVSLFKHQMLCDMAQVLELRLILRQPSPLWLSFTVEELQIFQQGPKSPSMTFPKWLSHPVPCEQPTPLLEGLPDPSRVSSEVQQMWALTEMIRASHTSTRIGRFDVDGCYDLNLLSYT is encoded by the exons ATGTCCCGCGTGTCGGTCCCCTGCCATGTGAAAGGTACAGTGGCCCTGCAGGTGGGCGACGTGCGGACCTCCCAAGGCCGGCCTGGTGTGCTGGTCATCGATGTCACCTTCCCCAGCGTCGCGCCCTTCGAG TTGCAGGAGATCATGTTTAAGAATTACTACACAGCCTTTTTGACCATCCGTGTTCGCCAGCACACCTCAACACACACTCCAGCCAAGTGGGTGACCTGCCTGCGGGACTACTGCCTGATGCCCGATCCGCACAGTGAGGAGGGAGCCCAGGAGTACGTATCGCTGTTCAAGCACCAG ATGCTGTGTGACATGGCCCAAGTACTGGAACTGCGCCTGATTCTGCGACAGCCATCACCACTGTGGTTGTCTTTCACGGTGGAGGAGCTTCAGATCTTCCAGCAGGGACCAAAG AGCCCTTCCATGACCTTCCCCAAGTGGCTGTCCCATCCAGTGCCTTGTGAACAGCCCACTCCCCTTCTTGAG GGTCTCCCAGACCCCAGCAGGGTATCCTCCGAGGTCCAGCAGATGTGGGCGCTGACAGAGATGATCCGGGCCAGCCACACCTCCACAAGGATCGGCCGCTTTGAC GTGGATGGCTGTTATGACCTGAACTTGCTGTCCTACACTTGA
- the NICN1 gene encoding nicolin-1 isoform X2, with amino-acid sequence MNYPHTCCLPIPTDPAVQLKLHQDLPSGCSFQTPVTLQEIMFKNYYTAFLTIRVRQHTSTHTPAKWVTCLRDYCLMPDPHSEEGAQEYVSLFKHQMLCDMAQVLELRLILRQPSPLWLSFTVEELQIFQQGPKSPSMTFPKWLSHPVPCEQPTPLLEGLPDPSRVSSEVQQMWALTEMIRASHTSTRIGRFDVDGCYDLNLLSYT; translated from the exons ATGAATTACCCCCATACCTGCTGCCTGCCCATTCCAACAGACCCTGCTGTTCAACTCAAACTTCATCAGGATCTTCCCAGTGGCTGCAGTTTCCAGACTCCAGTTACC TTGCAGGAGATCATGTTTAAGAATTACTACACAGCCTTTTTGACCATCCGTGTTCGCCAGCACACCTCAACACACACTCCAGCCAAGTGGGTGACCTGCCTGCGGGACTACTGCCTGATGCCCGATCCGCACAGTGAGGAGGGAGCCCAGGAGTACGTATCGCTGTTCAAGCACCAG ATGCTGTGTGACATGGCCCAAGTACTGGAACTGCGCCTGATTCTGCGACAGCCATCACCACTGTGGTTGTCTTTCACGGTGGAGGAGCTTCAGATCTTCCAGCAGGGACCAAAG AGCCCTTCCATGACCTTCCCCAAGTGGCTGTCCCATCCAGTGCCTTGTGAACAGCCCACTCCCCTTCTTGAG GGTCTCCCAGACCCCAGCAGGGTATCCTCCGAGGTCCAGCAGATGTGGGCGCTGACAGAGATGATCCGGGCCAGCCACACCTCCACAAGGATCGGCCGCTTTGAC GTGGATGGCTGTTATGACCTGAACTTGCTGTCCTACACTTGA
- the AMT gene encoding aminomethyltransferase, mitochondrial produces MQQARSMVSRLSSRLQALASAPCRSLSCAQDVLHRTPLYDFHLAHGGKMVAFAGWSLPVQYRDSHVNSHLHTRQHCSLFDVSHMLQTKIFGCDRVKLMESLVVGDIAELKPNQGTLSLFTNEAGGILDDLIVTSASEGHLYVVSNAGCREKDLTLMQDKVRELQNKGSDVALEVMDNALLALQGPTAAQVLQAGVADDLRKLPFMTSAVMEVFGVSGCRVTRCGYTGEDGVEISVPAAEAVHLAAALLKNPEVKLAGLAARDSLRLEAGLCLYGNDIDEHTTPVEGSLSWTLGKRRRAAMDFPGASVIVPQLKSKAQRRRVGLMCDGAPVRAQSPILSPEGTVIGAVTSGCPSPCLKKNVAMGYVPYEYSRPGTPLLVEVRRKQQPAVVSKMPFVSTNYYILK; encoded by the exons ATGCAGCAGGCTAGGAGCATGGTATCCCGTCTGAGCTCGCGTCTGCAAGCTCTGGCCTCGGCCCCATGCCGTTCGCTCAGTTGTGCGCAG GACGTGCTCCACAGGACACCGCTCTATGACTTCCACCTGGCCCACGGCGGGAAGATGGTGGCGTTCGCGGGCTGGAGCCTGCCCGTGCAGTACCGGGATAGCCACGTGAATTCACACCTGCATACACGGCAGCACTGCTCGCTCTTTGACgtgtcccacatgctgcag ACCAAGATATTTGGCTGTGACCGGGTGAAGCTGATGGAGAGTCTAGTGGTTGGAGATATTGCAGAGCTGAAGCCAAACCAG GGAACACTGTCGCTGTTTACCAACGAGGCTGGAGGCATCTTAGATGACTTGATTGTGACCAGCGCCTCCGAGGGACACCTGTATGTGGTGTCCAATGCTGGCTGCAGGGAGAAGGACCTGACCCTCATGCAG gaCAAGGTTAGGGAGCTTCAGAACAAGGGCAGTGATGTGGCCCTGGAGGTGATGGATAATGCTCTGCTAGCCCTGCAAG GTCCCACTGCAGCCCAGGTGCTACAGGCTGGCGTGGCTGATGATCTGCGGAAACTGCCCTTCATGACCAGCGCTGTGATGGAGGTGTTTGGTGTGTCTGGCTGCCGTGTGACCCGCTGTGGCTACACAGGAGAGGACGGTGTGGAG ATCTCAGTGCCGGCAGCGGAAGCCGTCCACCTGGCAGCAGCTCTGTTGAAAAACCCTGAGGTGAAGCTGGCAGGACTGGCAGCCCGGGACAGCCTGCGCCTGGAGGCAGGCCTCTGCTTGTATGGGAACGACATTGATGAGCACACCACACCGGTGGAAGGCAGCCTGAGCTGGACACTCG GGAAGCGCCGCCGAGCTGCTATGGACTTCCCAGGAGCCTCGGTCATTGTTCCCCAGCTGAAGAGCAAGGCACAGCGGAGGCGTGTGGGGTTAATGTGTGACGGGGCTCCCGTACGGGCACAGAGTCCCATCCTGAGTCCAGAGGGTACTGTGATCG GTGCTGTGACCAGTGGCTGCCCCTCACCCTGCCTGAAAAAGAATGTGGCAATGGGTTATGTGCCCTATGAGTACAGTCGGCCAGGCACCCCACTGCTGGTAGAGGTGCGGCGGAAGCAGCAGCCGGCCGTGGTCAGCAAGATGCCCTTTGTGTCCACAAACTACTACATCCTTAAGTGA
- the TCTA gene encoding T-cell leukemia translocation-altered gene protein, which yields MAEPWSGQSLQALPATVLGALGALGSEFLREWEAQDMRVTLFKLLLFWLVLSLLSIQLAWGFYGSTVTGLYHRPGLGGQNGSTPDGSTHFPSWETAANEPLKTHRE from the exons ATGGCGGAACCTTGGTCTGGGCAGTCCTTGCAGGCTCTACCGGCCACGGTGCTGGGCGCGCTGGGCGCCCTCGGCAGCGAGTTCCTTCGGGAGTGGGAGGCGCAAGACATGCGCGTGACTCTCTTCAAGCTGCTGCTGTTTTGGTTGGTGTTAAGTCTCCTGAGCATCCAGCTGGCGTGGGGGTTCTACGGGAGTACGGTGACCGGGCTGTATCACCGCCCAG GTCTGGGCGGCCAGAACGGATCCACACCTGATGGCTCCACGCATTTCCCTTCCTG GGAAACAGCAGCAAATGAACCTCTCAAAACCCACAGAGAATAA